A section of the Streptomyces sp. Je 1-369 genome encodes:
- a CDS encoding ANTAR domain-containing protein: MTSIPTASSSPEDRTSSPERTSSSDRLSPPGPRSSPEQISSLQLEAEQLRATAGRLREQVAELEVRARARPRIALAEGILVERYRLAHAQEAFVLLRRASQHANIKLHQLAAAVVRTPGPAPGAERWLPERAPHALPSLAALEAGTLDVRNQGEVLGAALHRVLSVTGTDMGNVQLLEDDVLRMAKHAGHPRHFTDYFAFVDGNTSCSRAAEAGSQVTVKEVASSAGFDDETRRVILTSGSRACHSIPLVDEHRTVHGVISSHHARPLIGFTQAQLRELHAAGRTMGEWIRWHQETVLLDALEDLHQLALAGQA, encoded by the coding sequence TTGACCAGCATTCCGACCGCGTCCTCGTCACCGGAGGACCGGACCTCCTCACCCGAACGGACTTCCTCATCCGACCGGCTCTCGCCGCCCGGTCCGCGCTCCTCGCCCGAGCAGATCTCCTCGCTCCAGCTGGAGGCGGAGCAGCTGCGCGCCACCGCCGGGCGGCTGCGCGAGCAGGTGGCCGAGCTGGAGGTGCGGGCGCGGGCGCGGCCCCGGATCGCGCTGGCCGAGGGCATCCTGGTCGAGCGCTACCGGCTGGCCCACGCCCAGGAGGCGTTCGTGCTGCTGCGCCGGGCCTCGCAGCACGCCAACATCAAGCTGCACCAGCTGGCCGCCGCGGTGGTGCGCACCCCCGGCCCCGCGCCGGGCGCCGAGAGGTGGCTGCCCGAGCGGGCCCCGCACGCCCTGCCCAGCCTGGCCGCGCTGGAGGCCGGCACGCTGGACGTGCGCAACCAGGGCGAGGTGCTCGGCGCCGCGCTGCACCGCGTGCTGAGCGTCACCGGCACGGACATGGGCAACGTGCAGCTGCTCGAGGACGACGTGCTGCGCATGGCCAAACACGCGGGGCACCCCCGGCACTTCACCGACTACTTCGCCTTCGTCGACGGCAACACCTCCTGCTCCCGGGCCGCCGAGGCCGGCAGCCAGGTCACCGTCAAGGAGGTGGCCTCCTCGGCCGGGTTCGACGACGAGACGCGCCGGGTGATCCTCACCTCCGGCAGCCGCGCCTGCCACAGCATCCCGCTCGTCGACGAACACCGGACCGTGCACGGCGTCATCTCCTCCCACCACGCCCGGCCCCTGATCGGCTTCACCCAGGCCCAGCTGCGCGAACTGCACGCCGCCGGCCGCACCATGGGCGAGTGGATCAGGTGGCACCAGGAGACCGTTCTCCTGGACGCCCTGGAGGACCTGCACCAACTCGCCCTGGCCGGGCAGGCCTAG